The genomic stretch CCCTTACAAATGTCGCACGGATAGCATAAATAAAAATAAAACCTAGTATAAACAAATACTTGAGCGTGTTTTGAGACGCCAGAACCGCCCCCTTGTCATTAGATGAGCTATAATCCTTGGAGTTGATCTACTACAGCAACAAATCTACCCATACCGGGTAAAAACAATCTTCAAGAGATTCATCGTATGATTAGGGGACACTCACTTCAACTGCGCGCGCTGGAGAAGGCAGATCTAATATTTCTGCATCGCTTGCACAACAACTACAAGACCATGAACTACTTCTTCGAGGAGCCCTTCGAGACCCTGCGGGAGCTAGAGGATCTGTATGAGAAGTACGTGCATAGCACGACTGAACGGCGCTTCGTTATTGAGGAGATAGCAACGGGGGCCAGCATAGGAGTCTTGAGTCTAATAGAGATCGACGAAATTAATCGCAAGTGTGAGATCGATATCATCATCGATGAGAAGAGTCAGGGAAAAGGCCTTGGCAAACAGGGGTTCGTGCTCGGTATTAAGTACGCCTTTGATATTCTAAACCTATATAAGATCTATCTGGTGATCCTTCCGGATAATATACCTGGGCTTAATATCTATAAGTTTGCCGGCTTTAAAAAGGAGTGTCGCCTTAGAAAGGAATACTTCAGAAACGGCGAGTACGTAGATGTTGAGCGGATGTGCCTTTTTGAGAACCAGTGGCGGCGCAACAAGGTGCGGCTTAATGAGTACGTTGGCTTCGAGTCAGTAGATTTTAAGCAGCGTCGCAAAAAGCCTGCTCAGGAGTCCCCTGTGGTGTACAGGGCGCCGATTATAGATAGCCCCATTTCGACGCAACCGACTATGCAACCAACTACGGTCGCAGTATCGAATCAATCACAGACAGAGCGGCAGAGCGACTTGGTAGTAGAGTAGGGCTAGGTATGGTCTTTTGAGTGCCGCGATTCTGCCCCCTGGTGGACAATCAGCACCCCTTGAGCTACTTATACCCCTGTCCAAATACACCCTATTTGAACCCTACGACTTAGTTTGAAGCAGGGATCAAGATGGCGATAAATTTTAAGCGCAGGTATTTCAATAGCCTGCACCCTCTGGAGAGGTGGCCGAGTGGCTGAAGGCGCCTGATTCGAAATCAGGTCTACTGGAAACGGTAGCGGGGGTTCGAATCCCTTCCTCTCCGAGCCCCTCCGAACTATAGCTTGAACTGCCCTGTGGTCAGTATAGCTTGGACTGCCTCTATGGCAGCTTGGATCACTTCTATCCGATCTGACTAGTTCGTATTAACCAGCAATAAACTTATACTGGGGGCGAATTGTTACGTTTAACAGGTTTAAAGTAGTTGACTAAGAGAGAGGCATTTTGTAATAATTAGTCACTCTAAGCGATAGTCTTGTGGGATTTAAGCGATTCAACCGAATCGCCGGGGGATTCTGCAATCAACTAGCGGTAGATTAGGTACGGGGAGTGTCGGTCTTAATTGTTCTGACTATATTAATTCCCGCCTCCGTTGACTCTTAATTGTCTAGCGGTGCTAAAAATGCCTAAAGGAATCGAGGCCAAAACCTTCCCCGATGTCAGGACCCATGCGTCCGCGGCTACCTCGTCAACAAAATCAAACAACCAGCCTCTCTCGGTAGTAGGAGCAGATAGTCATAGCGACTATATAGCAACGTCGAGCGAATTGTCTTCCAGAACATTACCGTGTGTATCTTGTGAAGGTTTCATTAAGCGTCACAACGGCGATCACCCAGCAGCGCCGCATCGGGAAGAGTTCGATGCCCTTATGAGCACCTGCTTCTCAAGACTGAGCCCAAGGGCCCAGGAATTGGCACAGCTTAAAGTGATACAGATGCTTAAGGAGGTGCCGAACAGCGCTGCCGCGATGACGCGATTCCTCTCGCACGTCGATCTCAGTCGTTACGACCATAGCATTCATGCGGCTGCGAAGGTTCGTGATCTGAGCTCTGATGTAGCGAGCAATCTGTCCAACGAGGAGCTGTCGGTGCTTGAGATGGCCGCGTTGCTCCATGATTTGGGGCATCGCCTGGGTTCGCATGCACTTGATCGGGTTTTTGCCGCGCACCCAGCAGCGCCGGACATTCAGGCGTATGGGTGGGGACGCGAATTTCACGAGTTTCATACCGCAAAGATGGTCGCAACGTATCCAGAGTTGATAACCGCGCTTGGTCCTCTACACGCAAACGTGCTTGCCGTGTTGTGTCACTCCGATAATAGAAGAAATTGCAAAAATGAGAATGGGGAAGGCTCCGCGAAGTTGTCGGAATCGTTCGAGAAGGACTTTGGAAAGTTCGAGCCGACACTCAGTGAAGCTCGCCTAGCGTTACTAGCTGAGCTGGTTGACAAGGTGCTAGATAGAAACTCATGTCTCGAACTCGACTACATGCGTGGGGGGCTCGCTGGCGGATATGTCAAGCAGGTGCACGAGCTCATTAGCAAGTTCGAAAACGCCTTAGAGATCCGCGATGGAACGCTGCGAGTTCGTGTTTATAAGGGTGTACCTTCAGAGGAGCATAGGGCAAGTTGGATTAGCGAGTCAGATCTCAATGATTACCTGTCGTGCAGACAGTTTTTTCGTGAAATTATTGCCGCAAATGCGGCGAGTTGTCACGTCGATGTCTCCTTGTTTCAGGCCTGCGCAAGGCAGCCGAACAACGGATTTTCAACTACTCGGATCGATGTAGCAACGTATGAGAACTTCAGAAATCATATCCTGCATGGGCGATACGAAGAGGCTTTTGGCCGTGACGCCTTACAGCAGCTAACAGTTGCCACACAGGATGATTCGCTGCTTGCCGTAGATGATGTGGACGCGCCCCTTGTAACGATCACCAAGGAGGATTTTAGTGATCTAACTAAATTGACTCATGTCTCACGAGAACAGGCCTTGAATATTTCTGGAGCTGCTCGTAGCGACATGACGATTTTTGAGCATGAACTGCTGACGTACATGCGAGAACGCAAATCAACCGCTGAGCTATTAGTAGTTATTACCAACGATTTCGAGAAGGACCTGCATTATAATACGAGTGAGTCCGACGGTACTTATGGCAAGAGGACCTTCCTCGTGGTTCAATCTTCTTACAAGGCGATTAAGGTTATCGTTGCGGCGCGCGCCATAGATGAAGAGGGGCGTCCGATCAAGTTGGGCTACGCCCAGAAGCTGGTTGAGCAGTTCTGTCGAGACCGCGCGTACCTTAAGAAAGGGTGCCTCGACAGCTACGATCGGCACGTGTTCGCCAGATCTGTTCTTCCGGAAAAAGCCATAGAAGAATTACGAAGATCGATCGAGAGCCAGCTCGAATCATCGGATAATGATGTGCATATCTCTAAGATTCAGGCGCAGCTCGTCCTTGCAGCGCCTAATTTGGCTTTTAATCTATTCACTCCGGAGATACAGGAGCGGATGCGAGATCCAAAGCTCAAGTGGGAGTTGATGCGGAGGCATGGGCTAAAAGAGAGCGCACGGTTAGGCGTTATTTAGTCTGCGCCCCTTAGATACCTTTAACAGCTTCAATGAACAGCTCTTTGGCATTATGCGGCACGCGTGAATTTAATTGCGATACCACCGCAGCAGCTAGCCTTGCAGCACCACGCGCAGCGGCTTTGGCTGGTAAATCCTGCGCCAGCCCCGCCAGAAACGCACCCGCAAAGGCATCCCCCGCACCGGTTGAATCGATCGCTGTAATTTCAGAGACGAAGGCCGGTTGATGAAAGCGCTCACCCTGAAATGTCACCACAGCACCCCTTTGACCGACCGTCATAACAAGACCAGAGACTAGCTGCGAGAGCTTTAAAAAGGCGCTATCTGAGCTGGAGCTGTCCGTGATTAGCAGCGCTTCGCGCTCATTTGCAAAAAGTAGATCTATCTTTGGCAGGATCTCCTCTAGTAGCTCCTGTTTTTTTGCGCTAATTACAAACTCAGCCGAGGCGCTCAGGGCGATCTTTGTTGAAGTTGTTCGGGCTATTTCAATTGCCCTATGAAGCGCTAAGCGATTCTCCTCACTACCGGTCAAAAAGTAGCCCTCAAGGAGTAGCCACTCGCTCTGAGCGATCGCCTCGTTGTCGAGATCTTGCGGCGAGAACTGACTGCCAATACCGAGGTGCGTTCGCATCGTGCGTTCACTATCGGGGGTGATAAGGGAGACGCAGGTACCTGTGCGGCCCTGGGCGACTGGAGCATTTGATATGGTGACGCCGATCTTCTCGAACTCTGCATGGAAGAGTTGACCGTAGCGATCCTCGCCGGCAAGCCCCATGAACGTAGTCGGAACGCCCAATAATCCCGCACAGGCAGCCGAATTAGCTGCTGAGCCGCCACTCGTAATCGTTAGCATACTTAGGTCACAGGCGGCTATAAGGGTGTCCTGCCCAGCTCTATCGAGCATGCCGTAGGTGCCTGGCGTAAGGTTAAATTTACTAAGCAGCGCATGCTCGCAGCGCACCAGGATGTCAACCATAGGGTGACTGAGGGTAATGAGGCGCTTCATGTTCTGAGCTTCTGAAAAAATCGTTGAAGTAGCTGCGTACATTCCTCTGCACGGACGTTGCGTATCACTCTAGGAGCGGGACCAAGACGCTCATCCAAGCTTAGGTCATAAAGCGAGCCCAGCGCTCCCTGCCTGGAATCGCCGCTACCAAATACAATAGTCGGTATACGAGCTAAGCGTATCGCTCCTAGGCACATCGTGCATGGCTCAAGGGTTACACACAACACACATTCATTTAGCCGCCAACTAGCAAGCTTTTGCGAGGCGGCATTGATAGCATGTATCTCTGCATGCGAAGCCACGCTCAAATCCCTTTCGGTAGAATTTCTGCCCCGCCCGATTATCACGTTATTATGCGCGATGACAGCACCAACAGGAACCTCGCCTGCAGCTTCAGCCGCGCGCGCCTCAAGCAGCGCTTCCTGCATTAGGAGTTCAAGTAATTGAGGTTCTAGCACCCGCTATTTGCCGCCGCAAATGAACTCACCTCAGCCGGTGATATGTTGGGCATGCCACCTTTGCGGGTAGCGTTCATAGCACCCATTAGGTTTCCGAAGTAGCAGCACTCCCTAAGCGAGGCGCCCGCAAGATGCTTAAAGGCAAACCCAGCCGAGAACGAGTCCCCCGATCCGATCGTGTCGCTTACTGTGATAGAGAGGCCTGGTACCGTTGTCTCTTCACCCTTATTATCGATAGCGAATACGCCATCTTCACCAAGGGTAACTAGGACGGTCTTAATGCCGAAGCTCTGCATGACCTGTTGCGCCATATCGCGTGGAGTTGTTGCAGATAGCCCAAGCAGCTCTGTAACAACCTTAGCCTCGCTGGCATTAAGTTTAAGGATGTCGGTTCGTCGAAACGATGCAGAGATCGTCTCGGCGCTGTAACACTCCTTGCGTAAATTAATGTCGAGAAATTTGGTCGCGTTCGTAGCCGCATCAAGGACAGCATAGACAGCCGCGCGTGTCTTTGGGCTGCGCTGCACTAGGGTGCCGAAGCAGATAAAGGCAGACCCCGAAGCCGCACTAAGAAGCTCCGGTGTGGCCTCCATAAAATCGTACGCAACGGTCTTATTAATAGTAAAGCTTGGGTTACCCTCGGCCGTAAGGATTACGTCAACTGTGCCGGTTGCAAAACTAGGGTCGCGTTGAACTAAGCTTAGATCGAAATTCTTTTCAGAGAGTCCAGCCAGAAGTTCATCGCCGAGAGCGTCCTGTCCTACTCGACTAACAATCAATGCAGGTACGCCAAGCTGTCTCAAACGATAGCAAAAATTGGCAGGAGCTCCGCCGAGTAACCTTTCAGATGGAAGCACGTCCCAGAGCAGCTCACCGAGAGCCAGGACCGAACTATTAGAGTTTGTAGAAATCATAGCTGCTCTCCGTAATTTATCCGCAAGTTAACAGAAGCGTTGTATACCTGAGTGTTGCGATGGTTTAAGCATCTTTCTCAGGTCCGAGGCAAGTTACACCGCTAAAAAGCTATTGATATAGCTTATAGTGGGGGGGGGTAGAGCGATGGCTTAATTAAAACTCGCCGCAGCGCTAACTTTCAAGTCCTATAATTTAAATTTAATTATATCAAGGAGTTGCAGATTCTTCTAGCTTTGATCAGATGCCTACAATTAGAGACCCGTACGTAGTGTTTAGGCCATCTGTACTAGCGAGATGTTTCAAAATAGCTAGACTAAGGGTCCTGGCTGGGGTATCAAAGATGTATATTATTTTTCCCCTAGGCTCACTCTATGTGAGCCAAACTGCCCAACTTATCATGGGCTATCATTCAATTTGCTTACGCTAGGAATCCGCAGGGTTCTCTGTCCGAATCTGCAAGTTTTTCACAACGTTGATTTATAAGTCATCCTAATACTCGCCTATTTTGTTGCGGGTACGTGAACAATTCGCCTTTTCCATGCAGAGAACGATGAATTTTTGCGCTCCAAAGCTAGAGGTTAAGGCTCATGACGGGACATGAATACAACGATCTTGGTGAAGGTCGTATTGGGGGAAGGGTAGTTGCACAGCATGGCTACAGTGAGCTCTCAGTTCCAAAGGGTGCTCAACAAGGTGCTCAACAAGGTGCTCAACGGCTAAGTCATAAAGGGCCCTTAAATATTGTGGTCCTCTCGCCGGACGAGGAGCTTGTTCTTAGTGGATTTGATGCGTTCCTGACCGATAACGACGACACGCTGTCGCGTAGCGCTGGGGAGT from Pseudomonadota bacterium encodes the following:
- a CDS encoding nucleoside deaminase, which gives rise to MLEPQLLELLMQEALLEARAAEAAGEVPVGAVIAHNNVIIGRGRNSTERDLSVASHAEIHAINAASQKLASWRLNECVLCVTLEPCTMCLGAIRLARIPTIVFGSGDSRQGALGSLYDLSLDERLGPAPRVIRNVRAEECTQLLQRFFQKLRT
- a CDS encoding adenosine kinase, coding for MKRLITLSHPMVDILVRCEHALLSKFNLTPGTYGMLDRAGQDTLIAACDLSMLTITSGGSAANSAACAGLLGVPTTFMGLAGEDRYGQLFHAEFEKIGVTISNAPVAQGRTGTCVSLITPDSERTMRTHLGIGSQFSPQDLDNEAIAQSEWLLLEGYFLTGSEENRLALHRAIEIARTTSTKIALSASAEFVISAKKQELLEEILPKIDLLFANEREALLITDSSSSDSAFLKLSQLVSGLVMTVGQRGAVVTFQGERFHQPAFVSEITAIDSTGAGDAFAGAFLAGLAQDLPAKAAARGAARLAAAVVSQLNSRVPHNAKELFIEAVKGI
- a CDS encoding GNAT family N-acetyltransferase: MIRGHSLQLRALEKADLIFLHRLHNNYKTMNYFFEEPFETLRELEDLYEKYVHSTTERRFVIEEIATGASIGVLSLIEIDEINRKCEIDIIIDEKSQGKGLGKQGFVLGIKYAFDILNLYKIYLVILPDNIPGLNIYKFAGFKKECRLRKEYFRNGEYVDVERMCLFENQWRRNKVRLNEYVGFESVDFKQRRKKPAQESPVVYRAPIIDSPISTQPTMQPTTVAVSNQSQTERQSDLVVE
- a CDS encoding carbohydrate kinase encodes the protein MISTNSNSSVLALGELLWDVLPSERLLGGAPANFCYRLRQLGVPALIVSRVGQDALGDELLAGLSEKNFDLSLVQRDPSFATGTVDVILTAEGNPSFTINKTVAYDFMEATPELLSAASGSAFICFGTLVQRSPKTRAAVYAVLDAATNATKFLDINLRKECYSAETISASFRRTDILKLNASEAKVVTELLGLSATTPRDMAQQVMQSFGIKTVLVTLGEDGVFAIDNKGEETTVPGLSITVSDTIGSGDSFSAGFAFKHLAGASLRECCYFGNLMGAMNATRKGGMPNISPAEVSSFAAANSGC
- a CDS encoding HD domain-containing protein, which translates into the protein MPKGIEAKTFPDVRTHASAATSSTKSNNQPLSVVGADSHSDYIATSSELSSRTLPCVSCEGFIKRHNGDHPAAPHREEFDALMSTCFSRLSPRAQELAQLKVIQMLKEVPNSAAAMTRFLSHVDLSRYDHSIHAAAKVRDLSSDVASNLSNEELSVLEMAALLHDLGHRLGSHALDRVFAAHPAAPDIQAYGWGREFHEFHTAKMVATYPELITALGPLHANVLAVLCHSDNRRNCKNENGEGSAKLSESFEKDFGKFEPTLSEARLALLAELVDKVLDRNSCLELDYMRGGLAGGYVKQVHELISKFENALEIRDGTLRVRVYKGVPSEEHRASWISESDLNDYLSCRQFFREIIAANAASCHVDVSLFQACARQPNNGFSTTRIDVATYENFRNHILHGRYEEAFGRDALQQLTVATQDDSLLAVDDVDAPLVTITKEDFSDLTKLTHVSREQALNISGAARSDMTIFEHELLTYMRERKSTAELLVVITNDFEKDLHYNTSESDGTYGKRTFLVVQSSYKAIKVIVAARAIDEEGRPIKLGYAQKLVEQFCRDRAYLKKGCLDSYDRHVFARSVLPEKAIEELRRSIESQLESSDNDVHISKIQAQLVLAAPNLAFNLFTPEIQERMRDPKLKWELMRRHGLKESARLGVI